A genomic window from Salvia miltiorrhiza cultivar Shanhuang (shh) chromosome 5, IMPLAD_Smil_shh, whole genome shotgun sequence includes:
- the LOC131024928 gene encoding serine/threonine protein phosphatase 2A 57 kDa regulatory subunit B' kappa isoform-like: MWKQFLNKLPRKSQKSDRDLTRNPNLGLGSGSGRACSVSSAAKRASAAVFPASVIAGIEPLLAFKDVSNSEKMNLFISKLSLCCVVFDFTDPARNVQEKELKRATLLELVDFVSENPPKFSEPAILASCKMCSINLFRVFPPNCRSRSTSSGENENDDDPTFDPAWSHLQLVYEFLLKFVTSSSLEAKAAKKYVNNDFIFRIIDLLESEDPRERDCLKAILHRIYGKFMIHRPFIRKCISNVFYRFVFEVEKHNGIAELLEIFGSVITGFALPLKEEHKIFFWRALIPLHKPKSLGIYFQQLSYCVNQYVEKEPKLASHLIQGLLKYWPITNSQKEVMFLGEVEEILEVISMNEFQKVMVPLFCRIRHCINSYHFQVAERALFLWNNDQILSLVAHNRQVILPIVFPALEANAQNHWNQAVLNLTMNVRKMLMEMDDALISACISNNQEQQEKVSSSVEKRKQVWEHLENAASLQPMMARNTAVLVTH; this comes from the exons ATGTGGAAGCAATTTCTGAATAAGCTTCCGCGGAAATCCCAGAAATCGGATCGAGATTTGACCAGAAACCCTAATTTGGGTTTGGGTTCGGGTTCGGGCCGGGCCTGCTCCGTCAGCTCTGCTGCGAAACGGGCTTCAGCTGCGGTGTTCCCAGCCAGCGTGATTGCAGGAATCGAGCCATTGCTCGCGTTTAAAGATGTTTCAAACTCAGAAAAGATGAATCTGTTCATTAGTAAGTTGAGTCTTTGCTGTGTTGTGTTTGATTTCACTGATCCTGCCAGAAATGTTCAAGAAAAGGAGCTTAAACGGGCCACATTGCTCGAGCTAGTCGATTTTGTATCCGAAAACCCCCCAAAGTTTTCAGAGCCAGCGATCTTAGCTTCTTGCAAAATGTGTTCCATTAATCTGTTCCGTGTCTTCCCACCCAATTGTCGGTCAAGAAGCACGAGTTCGGGTGAAAATGAGAACGACGATGATCCCACATTTGATCCCGCGTGGTCACACTTGCAGCTAGTGTACGAGTTCTTGCTCAAGTTTGTGACCTCGTCTTCTTTGGAAGCCAAGGCAGCTAAGAAGTATGTGAACAATGACTTCATATTTAGGATCATTGATTTGTTGGAGTCGGAGGATCCGAGAGAGAGGGATTGTTTAAAGGCGATTCTGCACAGGATTTACGGGAAGTTTATGATCCATCGGCCATTCATCAGAAAGTGCATAAGCAATGTGTTCTATAGATTCGTGTTTGAGGTGGAGAAGCATAATGGTATTGCAGAACTGTTGGAGATTTTTGGGAGTGTGATCACAGGGTTTGCTCTTCCTTTAAAGGAAGAACACAAGATATTCTTTTGGAGGGCGTTGATTCCCCTGCACAAGCCGAAGTCACTAGGGATTTACTTTCAGCAGCTCTCGTATTGTGTGAATCAGTACGTTGAGAAGGAGCCGAAGCTGGCTAGCCACTTGATTCAGGGGCTGCTGAAGTATTGGCCGATTACAAATAGCCAGAAGGAGGTGATGTTTCTGGGCGAGGTGGAGGAGATTCTCGAAGTAATCAGCATGAATGAGTTCCAAAAAGTGATGGTTCCGTTGTTTTGTCGCATCAGGCACTGCATAAATAGCTATCATTTTCAG GTAGCCGAAAGGGCTCTGTTCCTTTGGAACAACGACCAGATCCTCAGTCTGGTAGCTCACAATCGACAAGTTATACTGCCGATAGTATTCCCAGCTCTGGAAGCCAATGCACAAAACCACTGGAACCAGGCTGTTCTAAACCTCACCATGAACGTGAGAAAGATGCTGATGGAAATGGACGACGCCCTAATATCAGCTTGCATCTCCAATAACCAGGAGCAACAAGAGAAAGTGAGCTCGTCAGTCGAGAAACGGAAGCAAGTGTGGGAGCACTTGGAGAATGCTGCTAGTCTCCAGCCGATGATGGCCAGGAACACTGCCGTTCTGGTAACTCACTAA
- the LOC131026105 gene encoding protein FAR1-RELATED SEQUENCE 5-like — protein sequence MEENVNNDEFYIPQVTEERIPKAGMKFLSVEAAFSFYNQYAREAGFSARISNSKKNKVTNEIFWKQIVCFNKKVIQISRVLINGSPSKVHLLRSHRSVSIAKRALTQQFSKANVPTCQQMRLLEIEYGGPGHVGCTERDIRNIEQELRDEQKGVDAETLIEFFASEKDKNPTFFFDYETDSNKMFRRCFWADPKSMSDEKTESFIWLLKKWMEAMPTGAPKVIITDQDPAMTKAIAQVLPFTVHRYCLWHILTKFPDKVSPVTLRDHYQNIKKVIMNSTSPDEFEQSWKYVIKCANLELNDWISLILVECRGMCHALRSWSSSSVPTPLSGISRQSIDNKEHKSRASEEEYSTSRFVAAGEGDE from the exons ATGGAAGAAAATGTCAATAACGATGAGTTTTATATTCCTCAAGTTACAGAAGAGAGAATACCAAAAGCGGGAATGAAATTTTTATCAGTAGAGGCGGCATTTTCATTCTACAACCAATATGCACGAGAAGCGGGCTTTAGTGCTAGAATAAGCAATAGCAAGAAGAATAAGGTGACAAATGAAATCTTTTGGAAACAAATTGTTTGCTTCAATAAGAAGGTCATACAGATCAGTCGTGTTCTAATAAACGGGAG TCCTTCAAAAGTGCATTTGCTACGCTCCCATCGCAGTGTTTCGATTGCAAAGAGAGCATTGACTCAACAGTTTTCAAAAGCCAATGTACCAACTTGTCAACAAATGCGATTATTAGAGATAGAGTATGGTGGACCTGGACATGTAGGGTGCACAGAAAGGGATATTAGAAACATTGAGCAAGAGTTACGAGATGAACAAAAGGGAGTTGATGCCGAAACTTTGATTGAGTTTTTTGCCTCTGAAAAAGATAAGAATCCTACTTTTTTCTTTGACTACGAGACCGATTCAAATAAGATGTTTAGGAGGTGCTTTTGGGCAGATCCTAAATCAATGAG TGATGAGAAGACGGAATCTTTCATTTGGTTGCTTAAGAAGTGGATGGAAGCTATGCCAACAGGTGCTCCAAAAGTAATAATCACTGATCAAGATCCTGCTATGACAAAAGCAATTGCACAAGTTTTGCCGTTTACTGTTCATCGATATTGCTTGTGGCACATCTTGACCAAATTCCCAGACAAAGTTTCTCCAGTTACATTACGAGATCATTATCAAAACATAAAGAAGGTTATAATGAATTCTACCTCTCCTGATGAATTCGAGCAATCTTGGAAATATGTGATCAAGTGTGCTAATTTGGAGCTTAATGATTGGATATCATTGAT ATTGGTGGAGTGTAGAGGCATGTGTCACGCGCTTAGATCGTGGAGTTCAAGTTCAGTACCAACTCCTTTAAGCGGCATAAGTAGACAAAGTATAGATAATAAGGAGCACAAaagcag GGCCTCTGAAGAGGAATATTCGACGTCGCGCTTCGTTGCTGCGGGTGAAGGTGATGAGTAA
- the LOC131024981 gene encoding photosynthetic NDH subunit of subcomplex B 3, chloroplastic-like — protein sequence MAAMSFCHVSLRPPEISAATSNNRTSAAFPSTRRNFSVFAAASPETSTAPLEPEQPEIELEFLGPKSGDAVNRAEAISGEKLLRNIMLDNKIELYATYGKLMNCGGGGSCGTCIVEIIDGKDLLNERTNTELRYLKKKPESWRLACQTIVGNKENSGKVVVQRLPQRK from the exons ATGGCAGCCATGAGTTTCTGCCACGTGTCACTCCGCCCACCGGAAATCTCCGCCGCCACCTCCAACAACCGCACGTCCGCCGCGTTTCCTTCTACAAGGAGgaacttttctgtttttgcCGCTGCTTCGCCGGAAACTTCCACCGCGCCTCTGGAACCGGAACAACCCGAGATCGAGCTAGAATTCCTCGGG CCTAAATCAGGAGATGCAGTGAACAGAGCCGAAGCCATAAGTGGAGAGAAGCTGCTGAGGAATATAATGTTGGATAACAAAATTGAGCTTTATGCCACTTAT GGGAAACTAATGAACTGCGGAGGTGGTGGAAGCTGCGGAACTTGTATTGTCGAG ATTATTGATGGAAAGGATCTCCTGAATGAGAGAACTAACACAGAGCTTCGATATCTCAAAAAG AAGCCGGAGTCTTGGAGGCTCGCATGTCAAACAATTGTAGGAAATAAAGAGAACTCTGGAAAG GTGGTTGTACAAAGGTTGCCCCAACGGAAATGA